A stretch of DNA from Coccidioides posadasii str. Silveira chromosome 1, complete sequence:
GTCTCCGCTGGATTGGCCTTTTCTCCGACGAGAAGATTACCCCTCGTGGCAACCCTCTTGATACCCTCTGCGCAACCTTGGAGCAGAAGATGCAGTACGGCCCTGGTGAGAGGGATATGGTTATGTTGCAGCACAGGTTTGAGATTGAGAACAAGGATGGCAGCAAGGAGACCAGAACAAGCACCTTGTGCGACTATGGTGATCCAAAGGGCTACTCCTCGATGGCTAGATTGGTTGGTGTGCCCTGTGCTGTTGCTGTTAAGCAGGTCCTTGATGGGACCATTAGTGAAAAGGTACGTTGGATCATCTTTTTCATCGttcaaagaaagaacataCATTGCTAACTGTTGATAATAGGGTATCCTTGCACCCATGTCTATGGAGATCTGCGCCCCATTGATCAAGGCTCTCAAGGAAGAGTACGATATTGAAATGATTGAGAAGACCCTCTAAGAGACGCGAAGCACAGCCATTAACCACGTCTTGGTCGATTATGTTTTAGCTGAGATTTGCAGCTATGGATAGACCTTAAATATTTAACATAATTAGAGgcacaaaaaagaaatcaaaaatttggatggatggatggattaAAAGGTCAAATTCATTATTATCATTGTATGTTGTGTCTACAAGTCCGTTATTATATCGTCAGCCACCATCGAATCATTCATCCATCATTTCATAACTTTGATCACTACTTTTCCCCTTGCATGTCTCCCTTCAACTCTCTCGAACGCTGCTTCAAAGTCGTTGAATTCGTAAACCGAGTCCAGGAAAGCTCTGCACTTCCCATTTTCTAAGAACTCCGTCACTCGCGCCAAATCTTTCCCGCGAGCTGCATCCATTATGAAAAACCGATTCGTGACGCCCTTTGCCTGGCAGTCTGCAGGTTTTCTACTCTCTGGCGGCTCGCATACGCTGAGCAACTGCCCACCGTCCTTGACGGCGTTCCAAGCATCAGCGAGGGCCCCTCTTCCAAAGCAATCCACCACCAGGTCAACCTTCCAATGCTCTGGATCCTGGGACACCCATTCCGCAAGGCTGCTTTGCTTATAATCCACCAAGTCGGTTGCGCCAATTTCCCTCAACAGTTTCTCCATATCCGCATCCCCACCATACGTGCCCACAATCCTCTCAAATCCCGCAATCCTCGCAAGCTGCACACACCACAGCCCAACGTTCCCACTGGCAGCGGTAACAACCACAGCCTTACCCCTGGTCGCCTCGTCATCCGGCCCCTTGAACCCGGCCTGGTCAAAGACCAACTGCCACGCCGTCAGCGCACTCATCGGCACCGTCGCGGCATGCACAAAGTCCAAGTTCTTCGGCTTCAGAGCGATCTCCGAGCCGAGCAGGATGGTGTATTCCTGGGCCGCGCCGGGTCTGGACCATGGAATTCGCGCGTAGACGGCGTCGCCGGGCTTGAAGGAGGATGTGGGAGGGGCGAGAACGATGGTGCCGGCAACGTCCTGGCCGGGGACGTGCAAGGGAGGGGCCTTGGGAATGCCGAATTTCCACCAGGTGAGTTCGCCGGCGCAGGGGGCGGTGGTGTGCACGCGGATGAGGTGCTCGTCGGCGTCAAGGTCGGGGGTGGGCGCTGGGCGCGTGGTGCGGGTTAGGGAGTCTTCTTGGGGGTTGTGGAAGAGGGCACGAGTGGTGGCGGGTATGGAGGAGGTGGGGGCGGCCATCGTTGGTAAGGTAGTTCTGAGAGAAGTTTTAAAACGGTTTTGGGGTGTTTGAGGGAAATGGTATTGGCTTTCTGCTGTAGAGGCTAAGTCAGGGAGGACTCCCACGACTTTATACTCGTGTTGATTCAGCGGTCGAGACGTTGAGTCGGTAGGATCGGTGCCATCTTCGCCGATACGGTGCTTGAAAACTTTTGtacgagaagaagaaaggcgATAGGTTTGAGGACTATTAGCCTATTGTTGTTTTAGGCGACGGGTATTTAAGCAGAATGGGCTGGACCGTGAGAAGGTCGTATTCTGAGCCATCGGCAATGACATCACGAAGTTTGAAGCTCTCACGGCAAAAATTTTCACCGCCAAGCTCGTTTGGGCACTGCGACGAATTTCCCTTTCCGTGAAATGGTAAACACTGAAGCCCAAGATCATTGCAATAAGTTCTTGCAAGGGCCTTCAGGTTACGCTCCAACCTGCATCCGAGCTCTAATTATATTATCTCTTATCGGATCAAGGCCTGTGTATTCGAACGCTGCAGACATTGTCTTCTGGAGCTTGCGTCTGCAAAATCCATCCGCTGTTCAATGTGGCGGCAAcctagttagttagttagttattCATGCCGACATATCAGCTGCATTCTACTGTCCGTCTCCGATGGTCGACCGGAGTTGTGCTTCAGCATTCCACCttacccccccccccccccagcAGTCCCTAATCCTTGTCGTGGTTATGCACAGACTCAAATGACGGCGAGAGGTGACCCGAGGAATGGTTCCGTGAAGCGTACTGCGTGCTAGGAGGCATTGTTTCCTACTTTGCCCGCTGTTGGATGGCTGGACTCGATGAGGGCCGTCTTTGATACCCCAAGCTGTTAAGATATCAGAGACTTTTCCTATTTATTTGCGCCTTTAGCAGTCTCGGGAGAATGATACATTCAAACACATAAAGATGCTTCATCCCCCATACAGTGCAGATTTCAACCCTTAGAGGGtaccaaaaaaaataacGACATCAGCGCCAAGTGCTCTTCAGAACCAGAGACGAAACTCCGCACTTCTTCGGGACAGTATATGATCGATTCGGATCACTCTCCCACACTACCCTTCCGTCGTCACTCTTCCGGATATATTTGTAATCGAATTTCTTCCCCGCGGCGAGATCAATCTGAATGGACCACAGGGGACAAGAGGCTTCGTACTTGTCCGCTTTCAGTTGTTTTGCCGCACTGGGCTCCCATGATCCTAATTCTGGAATAGACCCAACGAGAAAAATGTTTTCGCCCCATTTTGTGTCGGTGACCGACTGGAAAGTGATTTTGACACTGCTTGGGGTTGGGCATGGTGCCGGGTTGGTTGGAGTTGGAGTCAGAGTTGAAGGCCACCCTGTTATGGTCGCGGCTTGATAACTTCCAGCCGCCGATGTTGCCAAGCAGGTCGGTGGAATGTCGTGCGCAGATTTTTGACCCCATGATCCCGGCACAACCGATTCCCGTCTCTCTTTTGCTGTCAAAAGAGCAGCGTACGACCAAGTCAGGTCACTCGCAGATAGTGGTGTCCCATCGTTTCTTGAGAACTGCTCAGCTAGTGCCCCAGAGCAAGGCGTGTACTTTCTCTGTTTTCCGTGAGCAGGTGGATATATGTGGGAAGATAGTGGCGCTAACTTACTGCAACATTCAAGTACCCGTCGGCATAGCTCCCGACATTGGCAATGATCTCAGAGAAGACGTTAGTTGAGGAGGAATAAGTTCCAACATGAGCTGACT
This window harbors:
- a CDS encoding uncharacterized protein (EggNog:ENOG410PMUN~COG:C), producing MAAPTSSIPATTRALFHNPQEDSLTRTTRPAPTPDLDADEHLIRVHTTAPCAGELTWWKFGIPKAPPLHVPGQDVAGTIVLAPPTSSFKPGDAVYARIPWSRPGAAQEYTILLGSEIALKPKNLDFVHAATVPMSALTAWQLVFDQAGFKGPDDEATRGKAVVVTAASGNVGLWCVQLARIAGFERIVGTYGGDADMEKLLREIGATDLVDYKQSSLAEWVSQDPEHWKVDLVVDCFGRGALADAWNAVKDGGQLLSVCEPPESRKPADCQAKGVTNRFFIMDAARGKDLARVTEFLENGKCRAFLDSVYEFNDFEAAFERVEGRHARGKVVIKVMK